In Callospermophilus lateralis isolate mCalLat2 chromosome 10, mCalLat2.hap1, whole genome shotgun sequence, a single genomic region encodes these proteins:
- the Usp19 gene encoding ubiquitin carboxyl-terminal hydrolase 19 isoform X3: MPAEPLHFVRGRPPSTKKISGELGWLPGGGGGSGVSKIGAGSRPCWGAGLWLLVPCWRIWPQRVAKIAGPGRKRRSPDPDAVADPGTLWLSTKRLRMSGGASATGPRRGPPGLEEATSKKKQKDRANQESKDGDPRKGSVPTPQEEHTKEELLLDWGQNENEVIVKLRVGAGPLRLEEVDTVFSDTNCVVRLPGGQQWGGVLYAEIESSCAKVQARKGGVLQLALPKKVPLLTWPSLLKKPLGTQELVPRLRCQENGQELSPIALDPGPEPRRAKQEARNQKRAQGRGEVGSGAGPGAQAGPSAKRAVHLCRGPEGEGSRDGPGPQGDAPPFLANPAPQVEAEEQLCVPPLNPQTCLLGSEKNLALLAGEKSVSPRNDSVSPAVAQIRDPGKDDHVKEEMTVATDAATLVDEPESMVNLAFVKNDSYEKGPDSVVVHVYVKEIHRDTSRVLFREQDFTLIFQTRDGNFLRLHPGCGPHTIFRWQVKLRNLIEPEHCTFCFTASRIDICLHKRQSQRWGGLEAPAARGAVGGAKVAVPTGPTPLDSTPPGGTPHPLTGQEEARAMEKDKSKARSEDTGLDGVVTRTTLEHVVPKPEPHLASPKPTCMVPPMPHSPVSGDSVEEEEEEEKKVCLPGFTGLVNLGNTCFMNSVIQSLSNTRELRDFFHDRSFEAEINYNNPLGTGGRLAIGFAVLLRALWKGTHHAFQPSKLKAIVASKASQFTGYAQHDAQEFMAFLLDGLHEDLNRIQNKPYTETVDSDGRPDEVVAEEAWQRHKMRNDSFIVDLFQGQYKSKLVCPVCAKVSITFDPFLYLPVPLPQKQKVLPVFYFAREPHSKPIKFLVSVSKENSSVSEVLDSLSQSVHVKPENLRLAEVIKNRFHRIFLPSHSLDTVSPSDMLLCFELLSPELAKERVVVLEVQQRPQVPSVPISKCAACQRKQQSEDEKLKRCTRCYRVGYCNQLCQKTHWPDHKGLCRPENIGYPFLVSVPASRLTYARLAQLLEGYARYSVSVFQPPFQPGRMALESQSPGCTTLLSSSSLEAGDSEKDSTQPPELQLVTSVAEGDMGVPQVWASPDRCPVPSTSGISSEMLTSGPIEGTSLPPVERVSRPEAAVPGYQHPSEAINAHTSQFFIYKIDASNREQRLEDKGETPLELGDDCSLALVWRNNERLQEFVLVDSKDLECAEDPGSAGEAARAGHFTLDQCLNLFTRPEVLAPEEAWYCPQCKQHREASKQLLLWRLPNVLIVQLKRFSFRSFIWRDKINDLVEFPVRNLDLSKFCIGQKEEQLPSYDLYAVINHYGGMIGGHYTACARLPNDRSSQRSDVGWRLFDDSTVTTVDESQVVTRYAYVLFYRRRNSPVERPPRAGHSEHHPDLGPAAEAAASQASRIWQELEAEEELVPEGPGPLGPWGPQDWVGPPPRGSTTPDEGCLRYFVLGTMAALVALVLNVFYPLVSQSHWR; this comes from the exons ATGCCGGCGGAACCGTTACACTTCGTCCGTGGCCGGCCTCCTTCCACAAAGAAGATTAGCGGCGAGCTAGggtggcttcctggaggaggtggtgGCAGTGGGGTTTCGAAGATTGGAGCTGGGTCTCGGCCCTGTTGGGGCGCTGGTCTGTG GCTGTTGGTTCCTTGTTGGAGAATTTGGccacaaagagttgccaaaatagCTGGACCAGGAAGAAAGCGCCGCAGCCCTGACCCAGACGCTGTTGCCGACCCCGGAACACTCTGGCTGTCAACCAAGCGGCTCAGAATGTCGGGCGGGGCCAGTGCCACGGGCCCAAGGAGAGGGCCCCCAGGACTGGAGGAGGCTACTAGTAAGAAGAAGCAGAAGGATAGAGCAAACCAGGAGAGCAAGGATGGAGATCCTAGGAAAG gGTCAGTGCCCACTCCACAAGAGGAGCATACCAAAGAGG AGTTGTTGCTTGATTGGGGACAGAATGAAAATGAGGTGATTGTCAAGCTGCGTGTGGGAGCAGGTCCCTTGCGACTGGAGGAGGTGGATACTGTTTTCTCAGACACCAACTGTGTGGTGCGGCTTCCAG GTGGTCAGCAGTGGGGTGGTGTCCTTTATGCTGAAATAGAAAGTTCTTGTGCCAAAGTTCAGGCCCGTAAGGGTGGAGTCCTACAGCTGGCATTACCCAAGAAGGTGCCTCTGCTCACATGGCCCTCTCTCCTG AAGAAACCTCTAGGGACCCAGGAGCTGGTGCCCAGGCTGCGGTGCCAGGAGAATGGGCAGGAACTGTCTCCCATTGCCCTGGACCCAGGCCCTGAGCCCCGCCGGGCTAAGCAGGAGGCCCGGAACCAGAAGCGGGCCCAGGGCCGTGGTGAGGTAGGCTCAGGGGCTGGCCCCGGGGCCCAGGCAGGGCCCAGCGCCAAGAGGGCTGTACATCTCTGCAGAGGGCCAGAGGGGGAAGGGTCCAGGGATGGCCCTGGACCCCAGGGTGATGCCCCACCCTTCCTGGCTAATCCAGCCCCCCAG GTTGAGGCTGAAGAACAGCTCTGTGTACCACCACTGAATCCGCAAACCTGCCTCCTAGGCTCAGAGAAGAATTTAGCCCTTTTGGCAGGAGAGAAGTCAGTGTCCCCCAGGAATGACTCAGTCTCCCCAGCAGTGGCCCAGATCAGAGACCCTGGGAAAGATGACCATGTCAAAGAAGAGATGACAGTAGCAACAGATGCCGCAACGTTGGTGGATG AGCCTGAGTCCATGGTGAACCTGGCATTTGTCAAGAATGACTCATATGAGAAGGGCCCGGATTCAGTGGTGGTGCACGTGTACGTGAAGGAGATCCACAGGGATACCTCTCGAGTACTTTTCCGTGAACAGGACTTCACACTCATCTTCCAGACCAG GGATGGAAACTTCTTGAGGCTGCATCCGGGCTGTGGGCCCCACACCATCTTCCGTTGGCAGGTGAAGCTCAG GAACCTGATTGAGCCAGAACATTGCACCTTCTGTTTCACGGCTTCTCGCATCGACATCTGCCTCCATAAGCGACAGAGTCAGCGCTGGGGAGGGCTGGAGGCCCCAGCTGCACGAG GTGCAGTGGGTGGTGCAAAGGTTGCCGTGCCGACAGGTCCAACACCTCTGGATTCAACCCCTCCGGGAGGTACCCCTCACCCGCTGACAGGCCAGGAGGAAGCCCGGGCTATGGAGAAAGATAAATCTAAGGCTCGATCCGAGGATACAGGGCTGGATGGTGTGGTGACCCGCACAACCTTGGAGCATGTTGTCCCAAAGCCAGAGCCACACCTGGCCTCG CCCAAGCCCACATGTATGGTACCTCCAATGCCCCACAGCCCTGTGAGTGGAGATagcgtggaggaggaggaggaggaagagaagaaggtgtgtCTGCCAGGTTTCACTGGCCTTGTCAACTTAGGCAACACTTGCTTCATGAACAGTGTCATTCAGTCTCTTTCCAACACTCGGGAACTTCGGGACTTCTTCCATG ACCGTTCCTTTGAGGCAGAGATCAACTACAACAACCCACTGGGGACTGGTGGACGTCTGGCCATTGGCTTTGCTGTGTTGCTCCGGGCCCTGTGGAAGGGCACTCACCATGcctttcagccttccaagttgaaG GCCATTGTAGCAAGCAAAGCCAGCCAGTTCACAGGCTATGCCCAGCACGATGCCCAGGAGTTCATGGCTTTCCTGCTGGATGGGCTACATGAGGACCTGAATCGAATCCAGAACAAGCCATACACAGAAACTGTGGACTCGGATGGACGGCCTGATGAG GTGGTGGCTGAGGAAGCATGGCAGCGGCACAAGATGAGGAACGATTCTTTCATTGTGGACCTATTTCAGGGCCAGTACAAGTCGAAGCTGGTGTGCCCTGTATGTGCCAAG GTCTCCATCACATTTGACCCGTTCCTTTATCTGCCGGTGCCCTTGCCACAAAAACAAAAGGTTCTCCCTGTCTTTTATTTTGCCCGAGAGCCACATAGCAAGCCTATCAAG TTCCTGGTGAGTGTTAGCAAGGAAAATTCCAGTGTGAGTGAAGTTTTGGATTCCCTCTCTCAGAGTGTCCATGTGAAACCTGAGAACCTGCGTCTGGCTGAG GTAATTAAGAATCGCTTCCATCGCATATTCCTGCCCTCTCACTCATTGGACACTGTGTCCCCATCTGACATGCTTCTCTGCTTTGAGCTGCTGTCCCCAGAGTTAGCTAAGGAACGGGTAGTGGTGCTAGAAGTACAACAG CGCCCCCAGGTGCCCAGCGTCCCTATCTCCAAATGTGCCGCCTGCCAGCGGAAGCAGCAATCAGAGGATGAAAAACTGAAGCGATGTACCCGGTGCTACCGTGTGGGCTACTGCAACCA gcTCTGTCAGAAAACCCATTGGCCTGACCACAAGGGTCTCTGCCGCCCTGAGAACATTGGCTACCCCTTCCTGGTCAGTGTACCTGCCTCACGCCTCACTTATGCCCGTCTTGCTCAGCTGCTAGAGGGTTATGCCCG GTACTCTGTGAGTGTATTCCAGCCACCCTTCCAGCCTGGTCGCATGGCCTTGGAGTCTCAGAGCCCTGGCTGTACCACACTGCTCTCCAGTAGCTCCCTGGAGGCTGGGGACAGCGAGAAGGACtccactcagcctcctgagctccagCTGGTGACCTCTGTGGCTGAAGGGGATATGGGGGTCCCCCAGGTGTGGGCATCTCCTGATCGGTGCCCTGTGCCTAGCACCAGTGGAATTTCTTCTGagatgctgactagtgggcctattGAAGGTACTTCTTTGCCTCCTGTCGAGAGGGTGTCCCGGCCTGAAG CTGCTGTACCAGGATACCAACATCCAAGTGAAGCCATAAATGCCCACACATCCcagttcttcatctataaaattgaTGCATCTAACCGAGAGCAGCGGCTAGAGGATAAAG GGGAGACCCCACTGGAGTTGGGTGATGACTGTAGCCTGGCTCTGGTTTGGCGAAACAATGAGCGCCTGCAGgagtttgtgttggtagactccaAGGACCTGGAATGTGCTGAGGACCCAGGCTCTGCTGGTGAGGCTGCTCGCGCTGGCCACTTCACCCTGGACCAGTGCCTCAACCTCTTCACACGGCCTGAGGTGCTGGCACCTGAGGAGGCCTG GTACTGCCCACAGTGCAAACAGCACCGTGAGGCCTCCAAGCAACTGTTGCTATGGCGCTTGCCAAATGTGCTCATTGTGCAGCTCAAGCGCTTCTCCTTTCGTAGTTTTATCTGGCGTGACAAGATCAAtgacttggtggagtttccggttCG GAACCTAGATCTGAGCAAGTTCTGTATTGGTCAGAAAGAGGAGCAGTTGCCCAGCTACGACCTGTATGCTGTCATCAACCACTATGGAGGCATGATTGGTGGCCACTACACTGCCTGCGCACGCCTGCCCAATGATCGCAGCAGTCAGCGCAGTGACGTGG GCTGGCGCTTATTTGATGACAGCACAGTGACGACAGTAGACGAGAGCCAGGTTGTGACACGTTATGCCTATGTACTCTTCTACCGCCGACGGAACTCTCCTGTGGAGAGGCCCCCCAGGGCAGGTCACTCTGAGCACCACCCAGACCTAGGCCCTGCAGCTGAGGCTGCTGCTAGCCAG GCTTCCCGGATTTGGCAGGAGCTCGAGGCCGAGGAGGAGCTGGTGCCTGAAGGGCCGGGGCCCCTGGGCCCATGGGGGCCCCAAGACTGGGTGGGCCCCCCGCCACGTGGCTCTACCACACCAGACGAGGGCTGCCTTCGGTATTTTGTCCTGGGCACCATGGCAGCTTTGGTGGCCCTTGTGCTCAACGTGTTCTATCCTCTGGTATCCCAGAGTCACTGGAGATGA
- the Usp19 gene encoding ubiquitin carboxyl-terminal hydrolase 19 isoform X7: MPAEPLHFVRGRPPSTKKISGELGWLPGGGGGSGVSKIGAGSRPCWGAGLWLLVPCWRIWPQRVAKIAGPGRKRRSPDPDAVADPGTLWLSTKRLRMSGGASATGPRRGPPGLEEATSKKKQKDRANQESKDGDPRKGSVPTPQEEHTKEELLLDWGQNENEVIVKLRVGAGPLRLEEVDTVFSDTNCVVRLPGGQQWGGVLYAEIESSCAKVQARKGGVLQLALPKKVPLLTWPSLLKPLGTQELVPRLRCQENGQELSPIALDPGPEPRRAKQEARNQKRAQGRGEVGSGAGPGAQAGPSAKRAVHLCRGPEGEGSRDGPGPQGDAPPFLANPAPQVEAEEQLCVPPLNPQTCLLGSEKNLALLAGEKSVSPRNDSVSPAVAQIRDPGKDDHVKEEMTVATDAATLVDEPESMVNLAFVKNDSYEKGPDSVVVHVYVKEIHRDTSRVLFREQDFTLIFQTRDGNFLRLHPGCGPHTIFRWQVKLRNLIEPEHCTFCFTASRIDICLHKRQSQRWGGLEAPAARVGGAKVAVPTGPTPLDSTPPGGTPHPLTGQEEARAMEKDKSKARSEDTGLDGVVTRTTLEHVVPKPEPHLASPKPTCMVPPMPHSPVSGDSVEEEEEEEKKVCLPGFTGLVNLGNTCFMNSVIQSLSNTRELRDFFHDRSFEAEINYNNPLGTGGRLAIGFAVLLRALWKGTHHAFQPSKLKAIVASKASQFTGYAQHDAQEFMAFLLDGLHEDLNRIQNKPYTETVDSDGRPDEVVAEEAWQRHKMRNDSFIVDLFQGQYKSKLVCPVCAKVSITFDPFLYLPVPLPQKQKVLPVFYFAREPHSKPIKFLVSVSKENSSVSEVLDSLSQSVHVKPENLRLAEVIKNRFHRIFLPSHSLDTVSPSDMLLCFELLSPELAKERVVVLEVQQRPQVPSVPISKCAACQRKQQSEDEKLKRCTRCYRVGYCNQLCQKTHWPDHKGLCRPENIGYPFLVSVPASRLTYARLAQLLEGYARYSVSVFQPPFQPGRMALESQSPGCTTLLSSSSLEAGDSEKDSTQPPELQLVTSVAEGDMGVPQVWASPDRCPVPSTSGISSEMLTSGPIEGTSLPPVERVSRPEAAVPGYQHPSEAINAHTSQFFIYKIDASNREQRLEDKGETPLELGDDCSLALVWRNNERLQEFVLVDSKDLECAEDPGSAGEAARAGHFTLDQCLNLFTRPEVLAPEEAWYCPQCKQHREASKQLLLWRLPNVLIVQLKRFSFRSFIWRDKINDLVEFPVRNLDLSKFCIGQKEEQLPSYDLYAVINHYGGMIGGHYTACARLPNDRSSQRSDVGWRLFDDSTVTTVDESQVVTRYAYVLFYRRRNSPVERPPRAGHSEHHPDLGPAAEAAASQASRIWQELEAEEELVPEGPGPLGPWGPQDWVGPPPRGSTTPDEGCLRYFVLGTMAALVALVLNVFYPLVSQSHWR; the protein is encoded by the exons ATGCCGGCGGAACCGTTACACTTCGTCCGTGGCCGGCCTCCTTCCACAAAGAAGATTAGCGGCGAGCTAGggtggcttcctggaggaggtggtgGCAGTGGGGTTTCGAAGATTGGAGCTGGGTCTCGGCCCTGTTGGGGCGCTGGTCTGTG GCTGTTGGTTCCTTGTTGGAGAATTTGGccacaaagagttgccaaaatagCTGGACCAGGAAGAAAGCGCCGCAGCCCTGACCCAGACGCTGTTGCCGACCCCGGAACACTCTGGCTGTCAACCAAGCGGCTCAGAATGTCGGGCGGGGCCAGTGCCACGGGCCCAAGGAGAGGGCCCCCAGGACTGGAGGAGGCTACTAGTAAGAAGAAGCAGAAGGATAGAGCAAACCAGGAGAGCAAGGATGGAGATCCTAGGAAAG gGTCAGTGCCCACTCCACAAGAGGAGCATACCAAAGAGG AGTTGTTGCTTGATTGGGGACAGAATGAAAATGAGGTGATTGTCAAGCTGCGTGTGGGAGCAGGTCCCTTGCGACTGGAGGAGGTGGATACTGTTTTCTCAGACACCAACTGTGTGGTGCGGCTTCCAG GTGGTCAGCAGTGGGGTGGTGTCCTTTATGCTGAAATAGAAAGTTCTTGTGCCAAAGTTCAGGCCCGTAAGGGTGGAGTCCTACAGCTGGCATTACCCAAGAAGGTGCCTCTGCTCACATGGCCCTCTCTCCTG AAACCTCTAGGGACCCAGGAGCTGGTGCCCAGGCTGCGGTGCCAGGAGAATGGGCAGGAACTGTCTCCCATTGCCCTGGACCCAGGCCCTGAGCCCCGCCGGGCTAAGCAGGAGGCCCGGAACCAGAAGCGGGCCCAGGGCCGTGGTGAGGTAGGCTCAGGGGCTGGCCCCGGGGCCCAGGCAGGGCCCAGCGCCAAGAGGGCTGTACATCTCTGCAGAGGGCCAGAGGGGGAAGGGTCCAGGGATGGCCCTGGACCCCAGGGTGATGCCCCACCCTTCCTGGCTAATCCAGCCCCCCAG GTTGAGGCTGAAGAACAGCTCTGTGTACCACCACTGAATCCGCAAACCTGCCTCCTAGGCTCAGAGAAGAATTTAGCCCTTTTGGCAGGAGAGAAGTCAGTGTCCCCCAGGAATGACTCAGTCTCCCCAGCAGTGGCCCAGATCAGAGACCCTGGGAAAGATGACCATGTCAAAGAAGAGATGACAGTAGCAACAGATGCCGCAACGTTGGTGGATG AGCCTGAGTCCATGGTGAACCTGGCATTTGTCAAGAATGACTCATATGAGAAGGGCCCGGATTCAGTGGTGGTGCACGTGTACGTGAAGGAGATCCACAGGGATACCTCTCGAGTACTTTTCCGTGAACAGGACTTCACACTCATCTTCCAGACCAG GGATGGAAACTTCTTGAGGCTGCATCCGGGCTGTGGGCCCCACACCATCTTCCGTTGGCAGGTGAAGCTCAG GAACCTGATTGAGCCAGAACATTGCACCTTCTGTTTCACGGCTTCTCGCATCGACATCTGCCTCCATAAGCGACAGAGTCAGCGCTGGGGAGGGCTGGAGGCCCCAGCTGCACGAG TGGGTGGTGCAAAGGTTGCCGTGCCGACAGGTCCAACACCTCTGGATTCAACCCCTCCGGGAGGTACCCCTCACCCGCTGACAGGCCAGGAGGAAGCCCGGGCTATGGAGAAAGATAAATCTAAGGCTCGATCCGAGGATACAGGGCTGGATGGTGTGGTGACCCGCACAACCTTGGAGCATGTTGTCCCAAAGCCAGAGCCACACCTGGCCTCG CCCAAGCCCACATGTATGGTACCTCCAATGCCCCACAGCCCTGTGAGTGGAGATagcgtggaggaggaggaggaggaagagaagaaggtgtgtCTGCCAGGTTTCACTGGCCTTGTCAACTTAGGCAACACTTGCTTCATGAACAGTGTCATTCAGTCTCTTTCCAACACTCGGGAACTTCGGGACTTCTTCCATG ACCGTTCCTTTGAGGCAGAGATCAACTACAACAACCCACTGGGGACTGGTGGACGTCTGGCCATTGGCTTTGCTGTGTTGCTCCGGGCCCTGTGGAAGGGCACTCACCATGcctttcagccttccaagttgaaG GCCATTGTAGCAAGCAAAGCCAGCCAGTTCACAGGCTATGCCCAGCACGATGCCCAGGAGTTCATGGCTTTCCTGCTGGATGGGCTACATGAGGACCTGAATCGAATCCAGAACAAGCCATACACAGAAACTGTGGACTCGGATGGACGGCCTGATGAG GTGGTGGCTGAGGAAGCATGGCAGCGGCACAAGATGAGGAACGATTCTTTCATTGTGGACCTATTTCAGGGCCAGTACAAGTCGAAGCTGGTGTGCCCTGTATGTGCCAAG GTCTCCATCACATTTGACCCGTTCCTTTATCTGCCGGTGCCCTTGCCACAAAAACAAAAGGTTCTCCCTGTCTTTTATTTTGCCCGAGAGCCACATAGCAAGCCTATCAAG TTCCTGGTGAGTGTTAGCAAGGAAAATTCCAGTGTGAGTGAAGTTTTGGATTCCCTCTCTCAGAGTGTCCATGTGAAACCTGAGAACCTGCGTCTGGCTGAG GTAATTAAGAATCGCTTCCATCGCATATTCCTGCCCTCTCACTCATTGGACACTGTGTCCCCATCTGACATGCTTCTCTGCTTTGAGCTGCTGTCCCCAGAGTTAGCTAAGGAACGGGTAGTGGTGCTAGAAGTACAACAG CGCCCCCAGGTGCCCAGCGTCCCTATCTCCAAATGTGCCGCCTGCCAGCGGAAGCAGCAATCAGAGGATGAAAAACTGAAGCGATGTACCCGGTGCTACCGTGTGGGCTACTGCAACCA gcTCTGTCAGAAAACCCATTGGCCTGACCACAAGGGTCTCTGCCGCCCTGAGAACATTGGCTACCCCTTCCTGGTCAGTGTACCTGCCTCACGCCTCACTTATGCCCGTCTTGCTCAGCTGCTAGAGGGTTATGCCCG GTACTCTGTGAGTGTATTCCAGCCACCCTTCCAGCCTGGTCGCATGGCCTTGGAGTCTCAGAGCCCTGGCTGTACCACACTGCTCTCCAGTAGCTCCCTGGAGGCTGGGGACAGCGAGAAGGACtccactcagcctcctgagctccagCTGGTGACCTCTGTGGCTGAAGGGGATATGGGGGTCCCCCAGGTGTGGGCATCTCCTGATCGGTGCCCTGTGCCTAGCACCAGTGGAATTTCTTCTGagatgctgactagtgggcctattGAAGGTACTTCTTTGCCTCCTGTCGAGAGGGTGTCCCGGCCTGAAG CTGCTGTACCAGGATACCAACATCCAAGTGAAGCCATAAATGCCCACACATCCcagttcttcatctataaaattgaTGCATCTAACCGAGAGCAGCGGCTAGAGGATAAAG GGGAGACCCCACTGGAGTTGGGTGATGACTGTAGCCTGGCTCTGGTTTGGCGAAACAATGAGCGCCTGCAGgagtttgtgttggtagactccaAGGACCTGGAATGTGCTGAGGACCCAGGCTCTGCTGGTGAGGCTGCTCGCGCTGGCCACTTCACCCTGGACCAGTGCCTCAACCTCTTCACACGGCCTGAGGTGCTGGCACCTGAGGAGGCCTG GTACTGCCCACAGTGCAAACAGCACCGTGAGGCCTCCAAGCAACTGTTGCTATGGCGCTTGCCAAATGTGCTCATTGTGCAGCTCAAGCGCTTCTCCTTTCGTAGTTTTATCTGGCGTGACAAGATCAAtgacttggtggagtttccggttCG GAACCTAGATCTGAGCAAGTTCTGTATTGGTCAGAAAGAGGAGCAGTTGCCCAGCTACGACCTGTATGCTGTCATCAACCACTATGGAGGCATGATTGGTGGCCACTACACTGCCTGCGCACGCCTGCCCAATGATCGCAGCAGTCAGCGCAGTGACGTGG GCTGGCGCTTATTTGATGACAGCACAGTGACGACAGTAGACGAGAGCCAGGTTGTGACACGTTATGCCTATGTACTCTTCTACCGCCGACGGAACTCTCCTGTGGAGAGGCCCCCCAGGGCAGGTCACTCTGAGCACCACCCAGACCTAGGCCCTGCAGCTGAGGCTGCTGCTAGCCAG GCTTCCCGGATTTGGCAGGAGCTCGAGGCCGAGGAGGAGCTGGTGCCTGAAGGGCCGGGGCCCCTGGGCCCATGGGGGCCCCAAGACTGGGTGGGCCCCCCGCCACGTGGCTCTACCACACCAGACGAGGGCTGCCTTCGGTATTTTGTCCTGGGCACCATGGCAGCTTTGGTGGCCCTTGTGCTCAACGTGTTCTATCCTCTGGTATCCCAGAGTCACTGGAGATGA